The Cyprinus carpio isolate SPL01 chromosome A5, ASM1834038v1, whole genome shotgun sequence genome has a segment encoding these proteins:
- the LOC109078295 gene encoding WW domain-binding protein 1-like isoform X2 — protein MGYCCGETECCTYYYELWWFWLVWTLIIMLSCCCAYRHRRVKQRLQQEQRQREISLMAYQGASSAFITPPPPLPPLNLRFWTDCKLPDYEEVMAHPPTPPPPYSPPEPEPEPGPEPGPQETQQEPEEPSGRRRHVTGDSGIEVCVCQLDEGSGPEEEALCQGPAGCDQD, from the exons ATGGGCTACTGCTGCGGAGAGACCGAGTGCTGCACGTACTATTACGAGCTCTGGt ggttCTGGCTGGTCTGGACCCTCATCATCATGCTGAGCTGCTGCTGTGCGTACAGACACCGGCGAGTGAAGCAGCGTCTGCAGCAGGAGCAGAGACAGAGGGAGATCAGTCTGATGGCGTATCAGGGAGCCTCCAGCGCCTTCatcactcctcctcctcctcttcctcctctcaaCCTGC GCTTCTGGACGGACTGTAAGCTGCCCGACTACGAGGAGGTGATGGCTCACCCGCCCACGCCTCCTCCACCCTACTCTCCTCCGGAGCCGGAGCCGGAGCCGGGGCCGGAGCCGGGGCCGCAGGAGACGCAGCAGGAGCCCGAGGAGCCCAGCGGCCGGCGCAGACACGTGACCGGAGACTCTGGCATcgaggtgtgtgtgtgccagcTGGACGAGGGCTCGGGGCCCGAGGAGGAGGCTCTGTGTCAGGGGCCTGCCGGGTGTGATCAGGACTGA
- the LOC109078295 gene encoding WW domain-binding protein 1-like isoform X1: MPQKMLGSVVGLLCTGACLVEGKEFCFGVNNEQYRCEMGYCCGETECCTYYYELWWFWLVWTLIIMLSCCCAYRHRRVKQRLQQEQRQREISLMAYQGASSAFITPPPPLPPLNLRFWTDCKLPDYEEVMAHPPTPPPPYSPPEPEPEPGPEPGPQETQQEPEEPSGRRRHVTGDSGIEVCVCQLDEGSGPEEEALCQGPAGCDQD; this comes from the exons ATGCCGCAGAAGATGCTGGGCTCCGTGGTGGGGCTTCTCTGCACAGGGGCGTGTTTGGTTGAG GGGAAGGAGTTTTGTTTTGGTGTGAACAATGAACAGTACCGCTGTGAGATGGGCTACTGCTGCGGAGAGACCGAGTGCTGCACGTACTATTACGAGCTCTGGt ggttCTGGCTGGTCTGGACCCTCATCATCATGCTGAGCTGCTGCTGTGCGTACAGACACCGGCGAGTGAAGCAGCGTCTGCAGCAGGAGCAGAGACAGAGGGAGATCAGTCTGATGGCGTATCAGGGAGCCTCCAGCGCCTTCatcactcctcctcctcctcttcctcctctcaaCCTGC GCTTCTGGACGGACTGTAAGCTGCCCGACTACGAGGAGGTGATGGCTCACCCGCCCACGCCTCCTCCACCCTACTCTCCTCCGGAGCCGGAGCCGGAGCCGGGGCCGGAGCCGGGGCCGCAGGAGACGCAGCAGGAGCCCGAGGAGCCCAGCGGCCGGCGCAGACACGTGACCGGAGACTCTGGCATcgaggtgtgtgtgtgccagcTGGACGAGGGCTCGGGGCCCGAGGAGGAGGCTCTGTGTCAGGGGCCTGCCGGGTGTGATCAGGACTGA